CATGTTTGCTGCCTTTCGATAAAAATAGCGTAGACGTTCTTGACTTCACTGCCGTGCTGTACTAACGTCTGTAAAATTTATCTCCGCGAGGTAGCGAAGCCATGCCGCTCGAAAACCTTCCTGAAGGATTAACGTTTGACGATGTGCTGCTTGTTCCGGCCCACTCTCTTGTCCTGCCCCGTGACGTCAATCTGGCCACACGCCTTTCACGCAACATTCCACTCAATATTCCGCTGGTAAGTGCTGCAATGGATACGGTTACCGAATCCCGTGCTGCAATTGCCATGGCCCGTGAAGGCGGGATCGGCATCATCCACAAGAATCTCTCCATTGAAGCCCAGGCACATGAGGTGGATAAGGTCAAAAAGAGCGAATCCGGCATGATCGTTGACCCGATCACCATGCGCCCCACCCAGAAGATCCGGGAGGCGCTTGAGATGATGTCCCGCTATCGCATCTCCGGGGTTCCGATCACCAAGGCCAACGGCAAGCTGGTGGGAATTCTGACTAACCGTGACCTGCGCTTTGAAACCGATTACGATCTGCCGATTTCTGCCCGTATGACCAAGCGCAACCTGGTAACGGTTCCGGTTGGCACCACACTGGAACAGGCCAAGGAACACCTGAAGCATACCAGGGTTGAAAAACTGCTGGTGGTTGATGATGCCCGTTTCCTGAAGGGGCTGATCACCATCAAGGATATTGAGAAGGTAAAAAAGTATCCTAATTCCTGTAAAGACAGTCTGGGACGTCTGCGGGTCGGCGCTGCGGTTGGCCCGACTGCCGAGATGGAGGCCCGCATGGAGGCCCTGATCAAGGCCGGTGTCGATGTGGTGGTTATTGATACTGCCCACGGCCATTCCCAGGGAGTGATTGATGCCGTGATCCGTGCCAAATCAACCTTTCCGGGGGTTGAAATTATTGCCGGTAACATTGCCACAGCTGAGGCTGCAGCTGCCTTGATCAAGGCTGGTGCAGACGGCATCAAGGTGGGGATTGGACCAGGTTCCATCTGTACCACCCGGGTTGTGGCCGGGGTGGGGGTGCCTCAGATCACTGCAATCATGGAGTGTTCTCGGGTTGCCCATCAACATGGAGTACCGGTTATTGCCGATGGCGGGATCAAGTTTTCAGGTGATCTGCCCAAAGCGGTGACGGCCGGAGCCGACGTGATCATGATCGGTTCTCTGTTTGCCGGTACCGAAGAGTCCCCGGGTGACACAGTGCTGTATCAGGGCCGTACCTATAAGAGTTACCGTGGCATGGGCTCCATTGGCGCCATGAAAGAGGGTAGCAAGGATCGCTACTTCCAATCTGATGTTGGGGATGATGTCAAGCTGGTGCCGGAAGGTATTGAAGGGATGGTACCATTGCGCGGACCGTTGTCTGCTAATATTCACCAGTTGATCGGCGGCCTGCGTTCGGGTATGGGCTACACCGGCTGTGCCACCATCAAGGAGTTGCAGGATAACGGCCGCTTTATCCGCATCACCGGTGCCGGTCTGAAGGAATCCCATGTGCACGATGTAACCATTACCAAAGAAGCCCCGAATTACCGGGCAAGCTAAGGATAGTTATTTTATGAGTTCTACTGACATTCACAGCCAGAAGATTCTGATTCTTGATTTTGGTTCTCAGGTTACCCAGCTGATCGCCCGCCGCATTCGTGAACAGTCGGTTTACTGTGAGATTCATCCCTACAATATGGGTCTAGAGAAGATTAAGGCCTTTGCCCCTCAGGGGATTATCCTCTCCGGAGGTCCAAGCAGTGTCTATGATGCTGATGCCCCCCATTCCGATGCCGGTGTCTATGAACTGGGGGTGCCGGTGCTGGGGATCTGCTATGGCATGCAGCTGATGACCAGCCAGCTGGGTGGCAAGGTGGAGCGTTCAGATAAGCGTGAATTCGGTCGTGCTGCCATGACAATTGACGACACCACTGATCTCTTTTCCGGCCTGTCCGGCAAGGAAGAGGTCTGGATGTCCCATGGCGACAAGATTGAGCAGATGCCCAAGGGCTTCAGTGCCATTGCCCACACTGACAACACCCCGGCTGCTGCCATGAAGGATGAGAAACGTCGCCTCTATGCGGTGCAGTTCCACCCTGAGGTGGTTCACACCCCGAAGGGTGCGGAGATGTTGGGCAACTTTGTCTTTACGGTCTGCGGTTGTCAACCGATCTGGACCATGGCCAACTTTATCGAAACCGAGATTGCAGCCATCCGCGAAAAGGTTGGTAACGGTAAGGTTATCTGTGCACTGTCCGGCGGGGTGGACTCATCAGTGGTAGCTGTATTGCTGCATAAGGCGATCGGTGATCAGTTACAGTGCATCTTTGTCAATAACGGCCTGCTGCGCAAGGGTGAGGCGGAAAAGGTGGTCAACCTCTTTACCCGTCACTTCAAGATTAATCTTGATTACGTTGAGGCATCTTCGCGCTTCCTTGATAAACTGAAAGGAATTACTGATCCTGAGCAAAAACGGAAGATTATCGGCAATGAGTTTATCTACCTTTTTGAAGATGAGGCAAAGAAGATCGGGACGGTAGACTGGCTGGCACAGGGAACTCTCTATCCTGACGTGATTGAATCGGTTTCCACCAAGGGGCCATCAGCAGTGATCAAGAGCCACCATAACGTCGGCGGCCTGCCTGACCGGATGAAGATGAAGCTGATTGAACCGGTACGTGAATTGTTCAAAGATGAGGTTCGGCTGCTCGGTAAAGAGCTTGGCCTGCCTGATGAGGTCATTCATCGCCAGCCGTTCCCCGGCCCTGGCCTGGCAATCCGCTGCATTGGAGAGATCACGGCAGACCGGCTGGAAATACTGCGGGAATCAGATGCGATTGTGTTGGATGAAATTCGTAAGGCGGGGCTCTACCGCGAGATATGGCAATCTTTTGCCGTGTTGCTGCCTGTTCGCTCGGTTGGCGTCATGGGGGATGCCCGTACTTATGACTACACCATTGCCCTGCGAGCCGTAAATTCGCTGGACGGCATGACTGCCGATTGGGTCAAGCTGCCCTATGAGGTGATGGGCAGTATCTCATCACGGATCATCAATGAGGTCAAAGGGGTTAACCGGGTGGTCTATGATATCAGTCAGAAACCGCCAGCTACCATTGAGTGGGAATAAGAACTCTGAAGAGCAGGAGGGGCCATGCGTAGATCGCTACTGACAACCTGTGCTATTGTTGCCTGTTCTGTTGTTATGATGTCTCTGGTTGCCTCTGCCAAGACTCTGATACTTGAAGGTAACCTTGATGGTGCCGTTGCCATGCGCCAGTCCATGGAGTTTTCAGTCAATAAGGGCACGGTCTCCAGTTTTTCATTCAAGTTTGCCTTGCCGGCCTCTTTTTCAACCAGGACTGTTAGCCAGGGGGTTGACGGCCTTGATATTGGTCTGTCTCCTCAACCCACCAGTTCAACGGTTGAAACCGACCGTTTTGGCAACAAATTTCAGCGGGTCAGCTGGAATAACGTTAACCAGGATATCCGGGTTAATCTGAACTATACTGCCAATGTCCGTACGCAGTTGACCTCGCTGGAGAGCAAGACACCTTTTCCGCTTGGCAGTCTTGCCTCAAGGGAGTCACTCTATCTGCAGCATACCGAGATGGTGCAGGGGGATGCCGAGATCAAATCCCTGGCCCGTCAGTTGACCAGTGGTGTCAAGAACGAGTATGAGGCCGTATCTGCCATCATTAACTGGGTCACCGACAATATCAAATATACCTTTAACCCGCCCCAGTATGATGCCTCCTACACCCTCTCAACCAGAAGCGGCAACTGTCAGAACTTTGCCCACCTTTCCATTGCCCTTTTGCGCAGTGTGGGAATCCCCGCCCGTATTGTCGGCGGCATAACCCTGAAAGAGGGCTGGAAGGTGCCGATTGATGCAAAAAACTCCATTGTCCAGAGCATGGGGCAGGGCGGACATGCCTGGCTGGAGGTCTACTTCCCCGACCTGGGCTGGTTGCCGTATGACCCTCAACAATCACGTCAGTTTACCTCATCGCGCCATATCAAACAGACCCATGGTCTGGACTCCCGGGATATTAATGACACCTGGAAGGGCGGCCCCTATCTGCCGGCCTACAGTGAGCTGATAGAGGGGCGTTATACCACTGACGATATCAAGTTGAAGATGAAGCGCTATGCCAGCGCTCCCCGTCCCTATATCCTGAGTAATGCTGTGATGGCTGGTTCAGCCGGCGTCGTGGATACAGCAGATTCCGGTCGGGAGACACCTCCGGCTGCCAAGCCGCCCCGTCCGGAATCGAGGACAAATGTTGCATCAGCCAAGCCGGCAACACCTCCGCAAGGATCAGGTGCCGGGCCGGCAGAGACCCGTCTGGTCAGTGATGACGAGGCATCTGATGAGGATCAGCCCAGACCGGTCAAACCCAAACCTCCCGTAAAGCCGGTCAAGCCGCCTGTAACCAAACCGCCCAAGGTCGCTACCAAACCACCGGTAGTTGTTGAGCCCGGCCACAAGAAACCACGTCCTGGTACCATGCTGGCTTTTGGTAACATGGATTTTCCTGCCCTGGTTAACCTGTATAATGTCAAAGGTGATACCGGTACCCGTGTCTTTGAGCGTGAGACCTCGGAATATGTTACATCAAAACATATCTTTGCCCAGGCTATTCAGGTCAAAGACCGGATGAGCCTTGAAAAAATCTCACTTGCCATGCGAAAATTCGGTGGTGATGGTGCGGTGTACATAGATCTGGTCAAGGATAAGGGCGGCAAACCAGACATCATGCAGGGAATCCGCTCTAACCTGCTTGACCTGGAAAAGATAGTCAGAAGACCGGGTTATTACTGGGTAGATTTTTCATTTCCGCCTGATGGGAACAAACCGCAACAGCTTGCTCCGGGCAAGTACTGGATTGTATTCCGTGCCTCAGGCGAGGCGATCATGAACTGGTTTTTCACACCGGGTAAACCGTATGGCGAAGGTGATGATACCCGTTCCACGGCAAAGGGCTTCCAGTGGGAAGATATCCTGAACTATGACTTTGTCTTTAAGGTCAGCGGCAAGGCGGTATGAGATGCAGGCGGCCTGTCTGGTAGCAGGAGTCATGCTGATTATGGCAGGTTGTTCGCAACAGGACAACAGGCCGGAAACGCGCAAACAACAGCAGACACCAGCAGTTTTTCAGTCCAGCCAAAAGTTTGCCGAACTCTGCGCTGCCTGCCACGGCGTCCGGGCCAGGGGAGGGGTAGGGCCTGATTTAACGGTGTCCCGCTTCAAATATGGTAAAGACAGAGCTTCAATAAAAAAGAGCATTCTGGAAGGGCGTCCGGGCGGGATGCCTGCCTTTGGCGCTCATATCAAACCGGAGGACGCAGCAGCGTTGGCCGACTATCTGCTTTCATTGTAGTACACATTCTCCAGAGGAGGCACTAACTGTGGCGGGAATCAGCTTTGAAGAGGTAATGTTTACGGTCATGACGGCCACCCAGGACACCTTCAAGTGTTATATGAATATTGAGTTGTATGCAGGCCATGTAGAACGCAAAGTTACGCCTGTAGATTCTGATGTGACCGGTATTATTGGCGTTGCCGGTGATCGGGTTGGTTATATCATTGTCGCTGCGGACCGGGCAACAGCACAGCTGGTTGCTCGCGAGATGTTAATGGATGATGAGCCGGATGAAGACTCAATCCGTGATGCCATCGGCGAACTGATCAACAATATCGCCGGTGCGTTCAAGACCAAGTACCACGACCAGTACGGCAATGTAGCCATGGGACTGCCGCTGGTGGTGTCCGGACAGTTGCGGACGGTTACGGAACCGCCTGAAGAGGGTGCCAGTATGAATGTCCAGTGTAAGGGGGTTACCATCCCCTTTACCAACAAGGACGGCAGTGCCAATCTGAAGGTTATGATCTACATGTAATGGTTGCAACCGTTTCGATTCTGAACCGTTACCAGGAACTGTTGTCTGAAGTAGACTCCTGGTTTTTACACTGCAGCCTCGCAGCAGGTACACAGATCTCCTGTCAGCGGGGCTGTTCTGCATGTTGCCGTGGTCTGTTTGATATTACGCTGCTGGATGCACGACTGGTAAGGCAGGGTTTTGAAAGCCTTCCCGCAGAGACGAAACAACAGGTCGTACTGCGTGCACAGCAAAGTATTGCCGGTATCCGTACATTCTGGCCGGATTTTGACCAGCCGTACCTGTTTAATGACTACCCGGAAGAAGAGTGGGATCTGGTCATGCCTGAAGAGGATGAGACGCCGTGCCCGCTGCTGGGGCAGGACGGGCTCTGTCTGATTTACGGATACCGTCCCATGACCTGCAGGTTGAACGGCATACCGATGGTGGATAGCAGCGGTGAGGTGCTGTTTGATGAATGGTGCAGTCTCAATTTCTCAGCTGCTGATCCTCTCCAGATGCAGGAGCTGCGCTTTCACTTTAACGATATTTTTACCCAGGAACAGCTGTTGTTCAGGGAGTTCACCAGACGCTTGTTTGGTGAACCGTTGAATGAGCTGGATACTGTGATCCCTGCTGCAGTATTGATCGATTTTGCTCGTGTACGCGTGCCGGAGCAGGTATGGAAACAAAGAACTACCTGACACCTACTGAGACCATCAGCGCCATTGTACAGAATGGTAAAAGGGTCATGACCCAATGCCGGCGTCGCACATTTTTGTTGTCATTGCTGGCAGGTTTCTATATCGCCTTTGGTGCGCAGCTTTCCACCGTGGTAATGCATGACGCTGCAGCGTTTATAGGTCTTGGTATTGCCCGCCTTGTAACCGGTGTTGTCTTTTCCTTTGGTTTGATGCTGGTGGTGGTCTGTGGCGCTGAGCTGTTTACCGGTAACAGTCTGCTGGTTTCTTCGGCCCTGGATGGTGAGATCTCCTGGATAAAGTTGATCGAGAACTGGTCAATCGTCCTGCTCGGCAATCTGCTGGGAGCCCTTTTTATGGCCTGGTTGCTGTATGAATCACAACTCTGGCAGAGCGGCACCGTTGCACAACAGGTGCTTGCTACGGCGTCTGCCAAAAGTCAGCTGTCGTTCTGGGTTGCGTTTGTACGGGGGATTCTCTGCAACTGGCTGGTCTGTCTGGCTGTTTTTATGGCAACCGCGGCACGGGATATCTCCGGCAAACTCTTGTCCTGTCTGGTGCCGATCACCGCCTTTGTGGCCAGCGGCTTTGAGCATTCCGTTGCCAACATGTACTTCATTCCTGCCGGTTTACTGCTTAAGTCAGGGTTGGGCATCACGGCCCCCGGTCTGACCTGGAGTGCTTTCCTGTTTGGCAATATCCTGCCGGTAACCCTGGGCAATCTGGTAGGCGGTGTTCTGTTTGTTGCCTGTGCTTACTCGTATGTACATTTGCCCCTGAACCGCCACTAGGCACTCCTTGCAATTCCCCGGCTGTTCCGCTAGTATTCCACGACTATGAAAACAATTACCAGACAACTGCATGTAGGCCCGGTGGCAGTAGGCGGAGGCGCTCCTTGTGCTGTCCAGTCCATGTGCTCCACCGATACCCGTGATATCAAGGCAACCCTGGCGCAGATTCAGGCTTTAAATGCAGTGGGTTGCGAAATCGTCCGTTGTGCGGTGCCTGACGCCGATGCTGCGGATGCCCTGGCTGCTATCAAGGCCCAAAGTCCGATCCCGGTAATTGCTGATATTCACTTCGATTATAAGCTGGCTCTGCGGGTGCTGGAGGGGGGCATTGATGGTCTGCGCCTCAACCCGGGCAACATCGGTGAACACTGGAAGGTTGCCGAGGTGGTAAAATCTGCGGCAGAGCGCAAGGTGCCAATCAGGATCGGTGTCAATGCCGGATCACTTGAAAAGCACCTGCTCGAAAAATACGGACATCCGACCGCTGAGGCGATGGTTGAATCCGCCATGGGACATATCCGTATTCTTGAGGAGTTGAACTATCAGGAGATCAAGGTTTCCCTCAAGGCTTCTGATGTACCCAAGACCGTCGAGGCCTATCGTCTGCTCTCCAGTCAGGTCAACTACCCGCTCCATATCGGCATTACCGAAGCAGGTACCATTTTCTCGGGGACCATCAAATCTTCAGTCGGGCTTGGCATTCTGCTACACGCTGGGATCGGTGATACCCTGCGGGTTTCCTTAACCGGTGATCCGGTAGATGAAGTACGGGTAGGGTATGAGATACTTAAATCGCTGGGATTACGTCAGCGAGGCGTTAACTTTGTGTCCTGTCCCACCTGTGGCCGTTGTCAGATCAACCTGATCCGTGTTGCTGAAGAAGTGGAAAAGCGTCTCCAGTCAGTTGACAAGCAGATTACCGTGGCAGTAATGGGGTGTGCCGTTAATGGCCCCGGTGAAGCTCGCGAGGCTGATGTTGGAGTGGCGGGCGGCAAGGGGGAAGGGCTGATCTTCCGCAAGGGTGAAGTGGTCCGTAAGGTCAGTGAGGCGGAACTGGCTGATGCCTTGCTGGAAGAGATCAATAATCTGTAATGATGCAGGGAGACGACTATGCGAAGCTTAATCGTTGATGACGATGATATCGGCCGTCTGATGCTGGCGACCTTTCTGGAGGATTTCGGCCCCTGTGATCAGGCGGAAAACGGCCAGCAGGCCCTTGATCTGATTGATGCTGCCACTGCTGAAGGTAATTCCTATAATTTGATCTGCCTTGATATTGTCATGCCGGTTATGGATGGTACCACGACCTTGCGCGGTATTCGGGAGCGTGATCAGAAACAGGGGGGGCGTACCAAGGTATTCATGATCTCTGCCTGCAGTTCCCCCGAGGATATTCAGGATGCTTTTTTTGAAGGGGATTGCGATGACTATGTGGTAAAGCCGTTTCAACGTGAAGCAGTCAGCCAGATGCTGCAACGTCATAAATTGATCTAAGGTGGTTTAATAGAATGCGTTATACACAATTTTTTATTCCAACACTTAAAGAAACTCCATCCGATGCCGAAGTGGTCTCACACCAGTTAATGATGCGTTCCGGCATGATCCGTAAGATTGCTGCCGGTATCTATACCTACATGCCGTTGGGGCTGCGTTCGATCCGTAAATTTGAACAGATTGTACGGGAAGAGATGAACCGTGCCGGTGCCATTGAACTGCTGATGCCCGGTGTGCAACCGGCGGAACTCTGGATTGAGTCGAAGCGTTGGGCTCAGTATGGCAAGGAACTGCTGCGCTTCAAGGACCGCAAGGATAACGAGTTCTGCATGGGGCCAACCCATGAAGAGATAATCACCGACATTGCCCGGCGTGAGGTCAAGAGTTACCGCCAGATGCCGGTCAACTTCTACCAGATTCAGACCAAATTCCGTGATGAGATCCGTCCGCGCTTCGGCCTGATGCGTGGACGGGAATTTATCATGAAAGATGCCTATTCCTTTGATGTTGACTCCTCTGCAGCTGATCTTTCCTATGACAAGATGTATCAGGCCTATAACCGCATCTTTGAGCGTTGCGGCCTTAATTTCAGGGCTGTAGAGGCTGATACCGGTTCAATTGGCGGCTCGGCATCCCATGAATTCATGGTACTGGCTTCATCAGGCGAAGATGCCATCGTGTCCTGTAATGCCTGCCGCTACGCTGCCAATGTGGAAAAGGCTGAGGGAGTAAGGCAGCAGCAGGGGGGGGCAGGACAGCAGGCGCTGACCAAGGTCCATACCCCTGACAAGAAGACCATTGCTGAAGTTGCCGAGTTTCTGGGGCTTCCCCAGTCCGGCACTGTCAAGGCACTGGTGCTGTCCAATGGTGAAGGACAGTTTGTGATGGCCCTGGTGCGGGGTGACCATGAGCTGAATGAGTTGAAGCTGAAGAACCGTCTGGGCTGGGATGAGATTCAGATGGCCACTGATGATGAAATCCTGCGTTTTACCGGTTCACCTCCCGGTTTCCTGGGACCTTTGGGATTAAAGGCAGAGCTGCAGGTGGTGGCTGATTATGCTGTTGAAACGATGGCTGATTTTGTCATCGGTGCTAATGAGACAGATCAACACTATACCGGTGCAAATACTGGCCGTGATTTTCAGATCAGCCAGATTGCCGACATACGTCTGATCGGTGCCGGTGATCCTTGTCCACGCTGTTCAGGCGGTACTTTGGAAGTCTGGCGAGGTATTGAAGTCGGTCATGTCTTCAAGCTGGGTACCAAATATTCAAGCAGCATGAATGCCACCTATCTTGATAAAGACGGCAAGGAGCAGATCATCTTTATGGGCTGCTACGGCATCGGTATCGGTCGTACGGTGGCTGCATCCATTGAACAGAACCATGATGAAAACGGTGTGATCTGGCCGTTACCATTGGCTCCGTTTCACTGCTCGGTGGTGGCGATCAATGCCCAGAAGGATGAGGCGGTCATGGCTGCTGCTCAGGATATCCATGATCGACTTGAGGCTGCCGGTGTTGAGGTCCTGCTGGATGACCGTGACGAGCGGCCCGGTGTCAAGTTCAAGGATCATGACCTGATCGGTATTCCGCTCAGGATCGTGGTGGGGGGAAAAAATCTGGCCGAAGGTAACGTTGAGTTCAAGCAGCGTGCTGGTGGCGAGATGCAACTTCTGGCGCCCGAACAGGCAATTGAATCAGTTATTGCCAAGGTCAGGGAGTCCTGCGGAGGTAGCCGATGAGCAGTGCTGCTATCTGGGATGCCCAGCATGAATGCATGCCACGTGAGGAACTGGAGCAGCTCCAGCTTGAGCGGTTGCAGGCTACGCTCAACCGGGTGTATAAAAACGTTCGTTGTTACCAGAACAAGTTTAATGAGTTGGGGATTGTACCGGAAGACATCACCTCGCTGGCTGATCTTTCACGCCTGCCCTTTACCACCAAGGAAGACCTTCGCCTCAACTATCCCTACGGCATGTTTGCAGTGCCATTGCGTGAAGTGGTCCGGATCCATTCATCATCCGGCACTACCGGCAAGCCGACGGTGGTTGGCTACACCAAGCATGATCTAAAGATCTGGTCGAATCTTGTGGCCCGTTTCATGACTGCTGCCGGTGTAACCCCAGATGATGTGGTCCAGATCGCCTTTGGGTACGGCCTGTTTACCGGCGCCTTTGGTCTGCATTATGGTTCTGAAGCCATTGGTGCCGCGGTGATACCGATGGGGGGCGGCAATACCGAAAAGCAGATCATGATCATGCAAGACTACCGGAC
Above is a window of Trichlorobacter lovleyi SZ DNA encoding:
- the guaB gene encoding IMP dehydrogenase, producing MPLENLPEGLTFDDVLLVPAHSLVLPRDVNLATRLSRNIPLNIPLVSAAMDTVTESRAAIAMAREGGIGIIHKNLSIEAQAHEVDKVKKSESGMIVDPITMRPTQKIREALEMMSRYRISGVPITKANGKLVGILTNRDLRFETDYDLPISARMTKRNLVTVPVGTTLEQAKEHLKHTRVEKLLVVDDARFLKGLITIKDIEKVKKYPNSCKDSLGRLRVGAAVGPTAEMEARMEALIKAGVDVVVIDTAHGHSQGVIDAVIRAKSTFPGVEIIAGNIATAEAAAALIKAGADGIKVGIGPGSICTTRVVAGVGVPQITAIMECSRVAHQHGVPVIADGGIKFSGDLPKAVTAGADVIMIGSLFAGTEESPGDTVLYQGRTYKSYRGMGSIGAMKEGSKDRYFQSDVGDDVKLVPEGIEGMVPLRGPLSANIHQLIGGLRSGMGYTGCATIKELQDNGRFIRITGAGLKESHVHDVTITKEAPNYRAS
- a CDS encoding proline--tRNA ligase is translated as MRYTQFFIPTLKETPSDAEVVSHQLMMRSGMIRKIAAGIYTYMPLGLRSIRKFEQIVREEMNRAGAIELLMPGVQPAELWIESKRWAQYGKELLRFKDRKDNEFCMGPTHEEIITDIARREVKSYRQMPVNFYQIQTKFRDEIRPRFGLMRGREFIMKDAYSFDVDSSAADLSYDKMYQAYNRIFERCGLNFRAVEADTGSIGGSASHEFMVLASSGEDAIVSCNACRYAANVEKAEGVRQQQGGAGQQALTKVHTPDKKTIAEVAEFLGLPQSGTVKALVLSNGEGQFVMALVRGDHELNELKLKNRLGWDEIQMATDDEILRFTGSPPGFLGPLGLKAELQVVADYAVETMADFVIGANETDQHYTGANTGRDFQISQIADIRLIGAGDPCPRCSGGTLEVWRGIEVGHVFKLGTKYSSSMNATYLDKDGKEQIIFMGCYGIGIGRTVAASIEQNHDENGVIWPLPLAPFHCSVVAINAQKDEAVMAAAQDIHDRLEAAGVEVLLDDRDERPGVKFKDHDLIGIPLRIVVGGKNLAEGNVEFKQRAGGEMQLLAPEQAIESVIAKVRESCGGSR
- the ispG gene encoding flavodoxin-dependent (E)-4-hydroxy-3-methylbut-2-enyl-diphosphate synthase; amino-acid sequence: MKTITRQLHVGPVAVGGGAPCAVQSMCSTDTRDIKATLAQIQALNAVGCEIVRCAVPDADAADALAAIKAQSPIPVIADIHFDYKLALRVLEGGIDGLRLNPGNIGEHWKVAEVVKSAAERKVPIRIGVNAGSLEKHLLEKYGHPTAEAMVESAMGHIRILEELNYQEIKVSLKASDVPKTVEAYRLLSSQVNYPLHIGITEAGTIFSGTIKSSVGLGILLHAGIGDTLRVSLTGDPVDEVRVGYEILKSLGLRQRGVNFVSCPTCGRCQINLIRVAEEVEKRLQSVDKQITVAVMGCAVNGPGEAREADVGVAGGKGEGLIFRKGEVVRKVSEAELADALLEEINNL
- a CDS encoding formate/nitrite transporter family protein; this translates as METKNYLTPTETISAIVQNGKRVMTQCRRRTFLLSLLAGFYIAFGAQLSTVVMHDAAAFIGLGIARLVTGVVFSFGLMLVVVCGAELFTGNSLLVSSALDGEISWIKLIENWSIVLLGNLLGALFMAWLLYESQLWQSGTVAQQVLATASAKSQLSFWVAFVRGILCNWLVCLAVFMATAARDISGKLLSCLVPITAFVASGFEHSVANMYFIPAGLLLKSGLGITAPGLTWSAFLFGNILPVTLGNLVGGVLFVACAYSYVHLPLNRH
- the guaA gene encoding glutamine-hydrolyzing GMP synthase; the encoded protein is MSSTDIHSQKILILDFGSQVTQLIARRIREQSVYCEIHPYNMGLEKIKAFAPQGIILSGGPSSVYDADAPHSDAGVYELGVPVLGICYGMQLMTSQLGGKVERSDKREFGRAAMTIDDTTDLFSGLSGKEEVWMSHGDKIEQMPKGFSAIAHTDNTPAAAMKDEKRRLYAVQFHPEVVHTPKGAEMLGNFVFTVCGCQPIWTMANFIETEIAAIREKVGNGKVICALSGGVDSSVVAVLLHKAIGDQLQCIFVNNGLLRKGEAEKVVNLFTRHFKINLDYVEASSRFLDKLKGITDPEQKRKIIGNEFIYLFEDEAKKIGTVDWLAQGTLYPDVIESVSTKGPSAVIKSHHNVGGLPDRMKMKLIEPVRELFKDEVRLLGKELGLPDEVIHRQPFPGPGLAIRCIGEITADRLEILRESDAIVLDEIRKAGLYREIWQSFAVLLPVRSVGVMGDARTYDYTIALRAVNSLDGMTADWVKLPYEVMGSISSRIINEVKGVNRVVYDISQKPPATIEWE
- a CDS encoding chemotaxis protein CheX, whose amino-acid sequence is MAGISFEEVMFTVMTATQDTFKCYMNIELYAGHVERKVTPVDSDVTGIIGVAGDRVGYIIVAADRATAQLVAREMLMDDEPDEDSIRDAIGELINNIAGAFKTKYHDQYGNVAMGLPLVVSGQLRTVTEPPEEGASMNVQCKGVTIPFTNKDGSANLKVMIYM
- a CDS encoding YkgJ family cysteine cluster protein — encoded protein: MVATVSILNRYQELLSEVDSWFLHCSLAAGTQISCQRGCSACCRGLFDITLLDARLVRQGFESLPAETKQQVVLRAQQSIAGIRTFWPDFDQPYLFNDYPEEEWDLVMPEEDETPCPLLGQDGLCLIYGYRPMTCRLNGIPMVDSSGEVLFDEWCSLNFSAADPLQMQELRFHFNDIFTQEQLLFREFTRRLFGEPLNELDTVIPAAVLIDFARVRVPEQVWKQRTT
- a CDS encoding transglutaminase-like domain-containing protein, translating into MRRSLLTTCAIVACSVVMMSLVASAKTLILEGNLDGAVAMRQSMEFSVNKGTVSSFSFKFALPASFSTRTVSQGVDGLDIGLSPQPTSSTVETDRFGNKFQRVSWNNVNQDIRVNLNYTANVRTQLTSLESKTPFPLGSLASRESLYLQHTEMVQGDAEIKSLARQLTSGVKNEYEAVSAIINWVTDNIKYTFNPPQYDASYTLSTRSGNCQNFAHLSIALLRSVGIPARIVGGITLKEGWKVPIDAKNSIVQSMGQGGHAWLEVYFPDLGWLPYDPQQSRQFTSSRHIKQTHGLDSRDINDTWKGGPYLPAYSELIEGRYTTDDIKLKMKRYASAPRPYILSNAVMAGSAGVVDTADSGRETPPAAKPPRPESRTNVASAKPATPPQGSGAGPAETRLVSDDEASDEDQPRPVKPKPPVKPVKPPVTKPPKVATKPPVVVEPGHKKPRPGTMLAFGNMDFPALVNLYNVKGDTGTRVFERETSEYVTSKHIFAQAIQVKDRMSLEKISLAMRKFGGDGAVYIDLVKDKGGKPDIMQGIRSNLLDLEKIVRRPGYYWVDFSFPPDGNKPQQLAPGKYWIVFRASGEAIMNWFFTPGKPYGEGDDTRSTAKGFQWEDILNYDFVFKVSGKAV
- a CDS encoding response regulator: MRSLIVDDDDIGRLMLATFLEDFGPCDQAENGQQALDLIDAATAEGNSYNLICLDIVMPVMDGTTTLRGIRERDQKQGGRTKVFMISACSSPEDIQDAFFEGDCDDYVVKPFQREAVSQMLQRHKLI
- a CDS encoding c-type cytochrome translates to MLIMAGCSQQDNRPETRKQQQTPAVFQSSQKFAELCAACHGVRARGGVGPDLTVSRFKYGKDRASIKKSILEGRPGGMPAFGAHIKPEDAAALADYLLSL